The Pyrus communis chromosome 8, drPyrComm1.1, whole genome shotgun sequence region tcaacttggtccactcatgtttgttttgcgttCCCTTCAGGATTTAGGAACGAGGATTGGGACTTGAGCTACGAGGCATTTCCCCATCAGTGACATTGTGCTATATTCTCTCTGCTATGACATCTATTGTAATAGCACTTCTCTATCCTAATTTCCGCTTGTAATTTGTATTAGACGTATGCTCTAAATATGTCATGCACtatcataatttttaattgttgtcAGTTGCATATTGTTATTGtgtttatatttttctaaaatCATGATTAGTCGCATCCTAGAATCTAGTCACCATTTTgtgcatgtttcacatgttcttaGCCTTTACATTAATTTAATGCCTTTCGTCACCcttcaggtgtcggccagcacataACCATCCTAATGTCCCTAGGACATTGGGATCGGGACGTGTCAAGGGTAacgaacaatatcaaaatatcgTATGTGCGTTAATTAATAGCGCGACTGATAGGTTGATTAACAATGACTATCTGAGCCGAAGAAATTAAATCGTGGAAGCTTAGGAGAAAGTTTTGTATTAGGACAATAAACTCATAGTTGTTTTAACCTTATCACCTCTGGGTAAACAAAACCTCTTCGACTAGCCACCTATCCTATCACTTCCACAGACAAACATTAGAATTGATGCAAGAGTTAATTTCCCACTGTAAGAGCGAAATAACCATTGAGAAAATTGTGAAGACCTTTTAGTACATGGCTTATAGAAAGGAAGTAGTATGGTACGTTTCGAGGATGAATATCTCTAGCATCGTTTCTCAAAATTTTACTAAAATGACAATTCTTATGTGGCATGATGTGGATTGCCGTCTAAACTTTCAGTTAACTTTCGATTTCCTCCTgaactttttaattggaaaattaaggacttagattaatttttttggccAATTTTCCCATagctgttaattttttatttattccatccaaatttttgttaaatggaAGTATGTGTACAAGTTGTGAAGGTAATTCAGttgattcattctttaaaataattgaaaacctaTGCAAATTTGTGTGATTCTATAGCTTTTGTGTCTGAAGGTCTAGGGAAGTGACGCTTTTGTCCTCTAAGGAGAGTCACATAGTGTGCACATGATAAGAGTTAACGTTAATTTAGATGAAATCTATAAAAAAACTAACGGTAGGGAAATCggcaaaaaaaattagtttaagtccttaattttttaattaaaaagttttggggtgggggggggggaatcGAAAGTTAATTGAAAGTTCAGGAGGCAAATCGGCGGTTTACTCTTTATTACAATTAGGAAAAGTAAATAATGTAAGAATAATAGTTTGAATTTGACATACTGAGTAGAGaacaaaacttaaattttatgtttaaaattgtaCATTTTCTGATAGCATCTTTAAAGGTGATTTCAAAAATCCTAATGgattattttgacaaaaaaaagaaaaaaaaaaaaaaaaagtggtttTCAGGTTCCAAGGGAGATGCCAAATCCACATGGATTGGAATTCTCTactttgctgtcaaatttgaaggCAATGTCAaacatattatttttgttttattttaatgttaggcccacataattttttcttcttcacttgttgcttattttattgttaaattCTGACCCACTTGATTTTATAAATAACCAAAAAGAATTTTAATTTGACATCtcggttgaaaaaaaaaagcttatatGAAATGTTATTTTGCACATAAgtcatgaaaataaaatttaacattttaatttgaCACCTTATTTCAAATGATCTAAACTATTCGGGTTAATAGAGGATGTCATCCTACTTTGAGGggtaacaaacaaaaaaaattaaatctcaTATATTACATTTACAGCACCTATTGTTTACAAACTTACTCTACGAAATTTTCTACCCATCCACAATTAGGCATTTTTTGTTGCTCCAATCGTCAATTAATAAAACtgtattcaaattcaaattgttacaattacaaacaaacaaatacaatGTGTTGTATAGAACCTaagaaaatcatatttttccttccgttttttttttttttttttactagaaaCAATAAGATTCGTTGAAGAAAATGCAATGAGATAGAGAGTTAGGAACTTAGCCAGCTTAAGAGACTACAATCCTCGACAGGTAAATCTAAAATAAAGTCGGGAGGATCCATAAACCAAAAACTTGGGTTGCCAATGCTACGAGCAAAGCGAGcaagataataaaaaaacacCGTTTGCTTGGCGGCAAGCATAGGTACACGGAAGTTTAGTGATTGTATAGTAAGCAAAGCTTTCGTATGCTGCTCCAACTGCCTAATAGGAGACACGTTTACCAAATGATTcttttgaagaaagttgagatttcaccataaaactaattcgCAATATGAGAAGTAGCTCAAATTCTTATAAACATGTACAAAATCTATTTTTTCCTCGATAAGGGACCTACTCGCAACACCTTTAATACCTTGACAATCTGAAGTGAATTACTCTAAAAGATTAAGTTATGAAAACCCCTCATTGTGCCAACAATGGTCATTCTTAAGAGCAAGTCCACACGTTCTCCTACGGTCATCGGAGACAAGTTTAAAATACTTTTACATCTTGATCCTTTACAAGAAAATCATGTATCCGCCACAATGTGATGAGTTAGAGTAGAAtacttcatttattttattcttgtaCAAAGGACAGCCAGAAAAGAGATTCGATCAACAAACCATGTGCACAAAAAGATAAAGATAATCGAAGTCCCATTAGTCATTGAGTGGAAAAAAGTTCCCTCTCCAACGAGTAAAACAATCTCAACGCAAcgcaacaaaacaaaactagaCCAGCATTAACTATTTATTCAACAAAGTTACATCCCAGCGGAGGACCGCATTTCTTAACAGTTATTTCACGACAAACCAACCGGACAAGCCTGTGATGTCGTGCCAAGTAACGGCTACTTTACCGATTATAGCCAGTGGCACCCCATCCCACCCTTCCCAACGGGCACATTTTCTGAGTTGTCCCCCGAACAAACTTCCGACGCTTCTACTCCCAACGTCttaatttctaattattttCGGAAATATCTCTCCCCTATAAATTCATCTCCTTCCTCATCAATCTCTCAGCAGTCAGAACTGAACGATCATTCACAGCAACATTCAATTTGAAGTTTCATCAAAGATTTCCAAAGATGCATAAATTTGTTgtactctctcttctcttctgCGTCGTCCCGCATTTCAATGTGGTACATGCAGGCAATGCGCCTGCTCCTTCCCCCAAACCCTCTACGCCCACCACAaagccgccgccgccgccgccacaACACTCTCCGGCTTTTTCTCCCACCACTTCTCCTGCAACTCCTCCGGCATCCCCTCCGAGCCCTCCGACTCAGTCGCCTccttcgccttctcccaaaaccTCTCCGCCAACTTCTCCGGCTTCGACCCCACCCACCGTCTCTCCAGCGTCGACCCCACCCACCATTTCTCCGGCGTCGACCCCACCCACCACCTCTCCGGCGTCTCCTCCCACACCTGTTTCTCCAGCGAAGAGCCCGTCCAAGAGTGTGTCTTCTCCGGTTCAATCTCCGGCGTCCCCTCCGCCCACCGTTGCCTCTCCGGCCAAAACTCCGGTGAGCGCTCCGCCGAAGGAAAGTCCAGTGGGGGCTGCGCCAGTTGCAGAGGGTCCTGAGATTGCAGCGACCCCCTCGTTACCAGTAGGCATTCCTTCGAGTTCAGCAACACCGGCAGAGTCCCCGGCAATGTTCCCATCAAGCGGTAGCCCACCGATCCCGGCGCCGGCGAGTCTGTCACCGGATAGTGCTGCGCAGGGTCCATCAAGCGATGATTCGTCGGCTTCGGGTTTGAATGCGGCTCGGGTGGTTTTGAGCGGGTTGTCTATCTGGGTTGCTTTGGCTCTCTAAATCAACACACTTGGTTTCCTGCTCCTCAAGATTAGTTATATTTATTAgaattaagaattttttttttcctgcccTCTACTGATGATTTTTATACTCTGTATGTATCATTCTATTGAATGATttataatttaatcatattttgtgtgtttattttGCACTCCGCCgttaaatttgtttttcttcaagATTTTGCTTGCTTTGCAATGCACACCCGCTGTTATGTTAAATTCTGGGAGTCCCCTGGACTATGGAGTTGCAAAGACTAGTCGAGGCGCAATGCGGAATTGCCTTGCACTCCTCCTGCAGCTGCTTGTATTTTGAGTATTGAGGAACCAACGGCAGTTGTGCAGCTCTAACAAAATTGTGAATGTACAAGTTTAATTATTGTTAAACGTATAGGAGTTGAACGTGGTAATAGTGGATTGTATGAATGAGTGAACCTAATAGTAGTACATGTGCTCGTCGAGACGATTTGCCTATCGAACTGAACGTTGAAGACTGGGTGTTTGATATACTAGGAAGCTGTGCTTCTTAAAGTACCAAGTTGTCCCAAGAAATCAGTTCGGAATATCCAAGAGTTGTTACAACTAAAGTCATTGTGCGGGAGGTCTATGCAGCCCTCGAAatgttaggccatctccaactgatcCAGCCCGAGGGTCATAGGCTAAAAATAGCCCGAAATCACacgaaaaccatctccaaccgaggttTAGGCCAAGAGCTTATGGGCCCTACCGGGTCAAAACCAGCCAATCAGGCCAATCGGCTGGCCATCTCCAACCAGCCAGCCCGCTGAGCCCAgcccactttttatttttatttttatttttttggatgaattttgttttaatttctaatttattttatacatcATTTCTTGCATGCTTTTCACTATTCCATATTATTTTACCTcgttttatttcaattcttcccATTCTATTATCTTCCAATGATCTTtcgtttaattttttcaataattttcaaatggccacctCTTTTAATAATCTTTCAATATgttcaaaatcttattttaatatggtagtttaatttaattaactatattaattcaattaaaataataaattatgacttTTTGGCCCcctttgtcacatcctggcctgggcccccaccacaacctaggtccgctccaccaccgtaccacgatattgtccgctttgggccccgaccacgcccttatggtttttgtttctgggaactcagacaagaacttcccaataggTCATTAATCCTGGAAGTGCTCTCgagcgctactcgcttaacttcggagttcccatggaacccgaagagctctcaaaaggcctcgtgctaggtagggatgagaatatacatttaaggatcactcccctggccgatgtgggatgtcacaatccaccccccttaggggcccgacgtcctcgtcgacacaccacgaccagggttaggctcggatgccaaattgtcacatcctggcccggccCCGCTACAcaaccgtagcacgatattgttcgctttgggccccgatcacgccctcacgatttttgtttttgggaactcacacaagaacatcccaatgggtcactcatcttgggagtgctctcgagcgctactcgcttaacttcggagttcccatggaactcgaagccagtgagctcccaaaaggcctcgtgctaggtagggatgagaatatacatttaaggatcactcccctgggcgatgtgggatgtcacaccttTGGTTGGggatggtttttttttgtcacagaGCTATGTTTGGCATATGGCCATTTGGCCctttcggttagagatggtatGAAATATGACCTGACACTggttattaaaatataatttctttgaGGGCTATAGGATTAAAGAGAGCCTCTCTGATCTTtcttcggttgaagatgacctTAGTCTCCAGAATTTCATTAGTAGGAGATCTTTGTGCCCTACCTTTTCTCTTCATTCCTTTGCTTTCACATGAACCTCTCCATAATATGAAAATTGGATTTGGTAATTTCGATCTCGTTTTCAATAAACTTTGCATATGTGGTTAGGCAAATTCGGCTGAAATGAGTTCAAAACTTCTTGGGATGTTTGATGCGGTTACACACACCTACTCCACCTTTTTTGTCATTGGCAGCCAACATCAAGGCACCATAAATGGTTTGGTTTTGTATAGGGGCTTAACTGCAGCAGCAATACATCTCAAAGGcttcatttttttgtcaaacgataaatttgttagattacaTGTTCGATTAGGCAGCCGATGAGAAAGTTGTACTCTAGCATGCTAAAACACAAGGGCGTTAGGCTTACCGTTTACCAAATATGTATGATTTTTGGATGCCAACAATACAGACACATCAAGAATATTGCGCATGTCTTTGCGTcgaaagagggagagagttgTTAGGATTTTTGTTGCTATCAACAAGTAATGATACAAGAAAAGTTATCAAATTCCAAGTCTTAAAAGTTGTTTTGCTCTTTTAAGAAACCAAACAAGTTGATATTAAGCTTAAGTTGTAAGAAGGCAACGCTTTCTttattatgttttatttcttcCCTTCCGCTGATTATTATTTTGATGCGGACAGGAAATAACGTCACAATAGAAAGAATAAGAATTGGCTGCTGAACATTTCAGCAGGAGGTCTTGCCtacatccaattccaaatagacTCAAGTCCCAATTTTGATTAAATAATCAatttaaataatcaaaattggAACACGTGTCTACTCGGAATTGAATGTAAGCAGGACCTCCGGTTGAAATGTTCAGCAGCGAAGCAGCGTCTCAATAGAAATAGCGAGTTAATatctaaaaattcaaatgtccAGTTTATGAATTAAATTGAAACTCCTACCTTATTCTAAAGAGACAAGAATGCAATTTCAAACACATTTTCAAACTTCTAAATCTTAAACCAAACTGAAGAGTGTAATatctcaaattaaaaaaaaaataaaaatacagagataaattttattaaattttaactaCTCACTCTCAATGCTCGTCACaccattgaaaaataaaaataaaaaataaaaaatctgaaaagctAAATACGGTATCTTACATTTGGGCCACAAAGAAAAAGGACCGGACCCTCTACGGATCCTTCCCACGCGCACCCTCAGATCAAGTAATCTCAGCCGTTCGGTCTTACATTTCAGTTGCAAATAAATTAGAAACATTAGAATTTGCTATCTCTCTGAGATTCTCTGTGATCGATGGCAATGGCGGACAATGGGCGAGTGGTCTGCAAATGCACGGCAGCGAGGAGGAGCTTCTTCTGCTTCAGAGAAGTCAGCTTCGATGACAAGCCCAACCGCCGAAACCACCTCCGTAACGTTTCGGCCGTTCCCGTCTTTAAAAACGGCATCTTCACTCGCTGCAGCCCATCTGTCGCCGGAAACAGCATTCTCAGGTTTTTTTCTCACACAATTATGGGTTTTTCCGTTTTCTTTTTCAGTTGCACGGTctgtttggttcccgagaaaaCGCAGGAAAAtcaataagaaaattaaaaccttTCAGCTTGTGTAGTGTAGGGTTTACTGAATACTTGACcaggttcggtttggtttctgATAAATTCAGAACGACGAAATTTAGAACCGAAAGCTTAATTTATCGATTCGAGCTGGTTTGTTGCTTTTGAATGTTCAAATTGGATTGTATAAATGTGTGTGTCATGTTACAGCTGTGTATAATTGGATGATTTATTGCTTGTAGTATGGATGCACGCGAGAATCCGAGGTCCTCAATGTTGCCATCATCCCGAGATAAGAGAATTCCCATATATGTGATGATGCCTATTGATGCTTTCTGCATTGATGGTTCGGGGCGTCCGAGGATTAGGAAGTAAGTTTTATTATGACTTTCTGTTGATGAAGTTATGGTGCATTCTCATTCTTGAATTAATTGTTATACTTATTTAAACGACGGAGTATGATTAGCTAGAAGGTTGCAGCTAACTATTTTGATCTCTTCCCAATTGAAGTTATGTAGGGATTATATGTGTGTTTCAAATTGTttctaaatttgttttattggtGAGACAGAAACTCTTTATATGTTGCTcgatttaatgttgtttcagaATCAAGGCCTTAACTGTAGCTCTTAAAGCACTCAAGTTGGCAGGTGTCCACGGAATTGCAGTTGAGGTTTGGTGGGGAATCGTAGAGCGTTTCTCTCCTCTTGCATATGATTGGTCTCTATACGAAGAGCTTTTCAAACTGATTTCTGAGTCAGGTTTGAAGTTGCATGTTGCCTTGTCTTTTCATTCAAATGTTAACTCTTCTTCTAGCAGAAAAGGAGGTGTAAGTCTTCCGCTGTGGATCATAGAGGTTTGTTTTCTATGCTATTTTGAAATCCCATTTGACTGTTTGGCCTAGTAGTTTTCTTAGATTGTTGAAGTTATTAGTCTGGTAAAATGCACATGGCTGTATTGGAACGTTTAAATTACCCGGTCATACTTTTTGTTGTGACAACATAAAAAACACAACCGATTTGGATGACTAGAGACAATATCAACGTGTCTTCAGTTTCCTGCTCTGCAACGTGCTATGGTACTGTGTTCCCCATTAGCATACTTGATTTTATCTTTGATGCGCACAAAAGGTTTATCAATGCAAAGGGATGTGAAATAAAAACTATAGTTTGGTCTAATTACACACCTATCAGTTTGAATCATGAATTTAGATAAAGAAGTTGAACCCCTTCTTTTTTCCTCCCAGATCGGTGATCAGAATAAGCATATATATTATCGAGATCAAAAAGGGTTTTCCAATGATGATTATCTTACACTCGGAGTTGATCATGTTCCTCTCTTTTGTGGCCGGACTGCCCTCCAATGTTATGAAGATTTCATGTCAAATTTTGCTAAGAAATTTGAATCTTTTATCGGAACTGTGATAGAAGAAATTAGTGTTGGCCTTGGTCCTTCTGGTGAACTTAGGTATGTTACAGTTACACTAGAACCTTGAGTATGAAGCCAGTCCAATGATTTCTTATGCAACATTGTTACATTGCTCACACAGATATCCTGCACATCCTTTTGGTGATGGTAGATGGAAGTTTCCTGGAATCGGTGAATTCCAATGCTATGACAAGTACATGTATGTTGAAAAACCTTTCATTCCTGTGACGAAAATTTGAGCAACTGAATTTTTACTATTTAcaaccttgttccttttaggATGGATGACCTAAAGATGGCTGCATGCAAGGAAGGAAAGCCTCAGTGGGGAGAGAGGGGACCACAAAATGCTGGCTGTTACAACAGTCTCCCATCTGAAGTTCCTTTCTTTGAAGAGGGAGAGGAAAGCTTTCTTTCTGATTATGGGTGTTTTTTCCTTGTATGAAACTGATGGAAGTAGCTTGCTTTATCTTTTCCAAAGACAATGCACGACATAAATGTTTTTATCATTCTGTTCATGCACATTTCATCCTAGAACTAGCAAACTACCGAACTACCATGTAGAATAAAATGCAAACGCTTAATTGGATAGTGTTTCTTTAACCATGCAAGACTTCACTGTAAACAACATGGTCCTGCAATATATCTTTTCAATCATTTCTGGAACTTTTGTTGTAACTATTTTCTTAAATACTCGTACGCAACATGATTAAAAAGTAGATATGTTTTAAAGATTTAATATGAAGCCATGACAAGGGAATAGGTTTTTAAAAAACTGCTCGAAGTTAAATGCAGTTTCATTATGCATGAAAAAGCATTGATGCTCGTCttttagaggaaaaaaaataccGTCATAGGATGTATTGGTAAATAAATGAAGGACAGTTATAGATGTAGAGGTGGGAAATTATATTATGGTTCTTTATCATGCAATAATTATGCATTACATGATTAAACTTATTGGAAAATAATGTGGATCTTAGGAGATCTGACAATGGCTTGACTCGTTGTAGGAATGGTACAGTGGTAGGTTGCTCCGTCATGCAGATGATATTCTTGCAAAGGCAGCCAACTTTCTGAAGAAAtatcaagaaaacaagcaaactaataTTCTATTGGCGGCAAAAATTGGTGGAATATATTGGTGGTACCAGACAGTATCACACCCTGCTGAACTTACAGCTGGATACTACAACACTGCTCTTAGAGATGGTTATGATCCCGTTGCTTCAATTTTGTCTCGTCATGGAGCTGCTTTGCATGTTTCGTAAGATTCTAAGTTTTAAGGTTCTGACTGGAATTTTGTTCTGTCCAACCTGATAATTAGGGTTTCTTAGACATTCACTTGATTTCAAATGTATCTAATCTACATTGCTCACATACTAAATATCTTATTGCAGCTGCTTAGAAATGACGGATGGTGATAACCCAGCATCCTATCTTTGTAGCCCAGAAGGATTACTCCAGCAGGTACGGGGCCAGTTGATTAATAACACTTCCTAAGCTTGTTGCTTTGTTGGTACTTTTTCTTAACTTTagagattttattttgtataattCAAGCGTTAAAGTTAGGTAGGACTAGCCCATACATCTGTGCTTGGCACGACAGGTTGTCTAGGGTCTGCAGGTTCAACATGGACTTGGAACGGGCCATATGAGCATTTTTAGTATTACAGATATTGGGCATTATTGATCAGTTTTTGAGGTTTCTTTTAGTATTTTATAGTTCATTATGAGCTAaatctttagttttaatttggttgttttgtgcgGATATTAAAAATGACACATATGACAAGTTCACCAATAatcattttatgttttgttta contains the following coding sequences:
- the LOC137741952 gene encoding inactive beta-amylase 4, chloroplastic-like, whose protein sequence is MAMADNGRVVCKCTAARRSFFCFREVSFDDKPNRRNHLRNVSAVPVFKNGIFTRCSPSVAGNSILSMDARENPRSSMLPSSRDKRIPIYVMMPIDAFCIDGSGRPRIRKIKALTVALKALKLAGVHGIAVEVWWGIVERFSPLAYDWSLYEELFKLISESGLKLHVALSFHSNVNSSSSRKGGVSLPLWIIEIGDQNKHIYYRDQKGFSNDDYLTLGVDHVPLFCGRTALQCYEDFMSNFAKKFESFIGTVIEEISVGLGPSGELRYPAHPFGDGRWKFPGIGEFQCYDKYMMDDLKMAACKEGKPQWGERGPQNAGCYNSLPSEVPFFEEGEESFLSDYGCFFLEWYSGRLLRHADDILAKAANFLKKYQENKQTNILLAAKIGGIYWWYQTVSHPAELTAGYYNTALRDGYDPVASILSRHGAALHVSCLEMTDGDNPASYLCSPEGLLQQIWTVSKKRVHLIGRNTNERFDRVGLWQIHANCYHSQAEAVRSFTYFRMNDKIFRAENWNNFVPFVRKMSANW